In Lewinella sp. 4G2, the DNA window TCCTCCAGGGAACTGCGGCGCATGGAGTGGTACTCTCCTTCGAGGTGGAAGTGGCCAAAGTTCACCAGGGCATCCACCCCAACGAGGCTGATGCCTTCTTCCGCCGCACCCGTTGGCCCTTCCGACGCCAGGTTGAGGGCAATTGCAGCGGTATTTCTTCGGCCAAAGCTATTGGCTGCCGGGAGCCCGTAGGACCAGGTACTCTTTTCGGGGTCGCCGAACATGAAGTTCAAGCGGCTAACGTAAAGGCTGGAGTAGAGGCGGCCCGCCGTGATGCCATTGTTCTGCGCGTTGAATACACCCGCCCGGTAGTCAAGGTGCAGCTTACTCGTAATCGGAACCAAACCACCCAGGTAAGCCCCACCGGCACCGCCGGGGCCCGTCCCCACCAAGTGTTGGCGGACGTACCACTGCGTCCAACTTTTTTCAAAGCTACTGACACCCATGGCTCCGGACATACTTTCCCGACCGATCGGCGGCCGCATGTATCCACCAATTACGTAGAGTGCTTCACTATTGCGGCTGATCTTGTACTGGCTGTAAATATCCCAAACCTGCGCGTTAGGGAAGCCACCGTTATTGACGCCACCGACGGTGCCGGATCGTTGATCCGACCCGACGAAGTCCGCCGCACCGAGGAATTTGATGAAGAGTCGGTCACCTACTTGTGCCGTCGTCCCAAAACGTAGTCGGCGGAGCATAAAATTGAGGCGGTTATCCGCTTCTACGTAGGTATCCGACGCGGGGTCGTAATCCTCGTGGCCGATTGTGTAGGTGCCCCAGGTCTGTACCGCGAAGATGGGTTTAACCGTCCAGTCCTCGTACCAAGGCTTTTCATCCTGAGTTTGAGCGAAGAGTGTAGTGGTCAACACCAAAGAAAGGCAACAGGATAAAAGAAAACGCATGGTGAGGTCTTTGGTAATCGAAATAGGTCGTCCTAAAAAAATAAGTACCGTACGCGCGGCGCAGCGCAAGGTAGGAACAGATGCCCGACCGCAAGCGTTACCCGCTTAAGATGTTCACCAAGAAACGCCACTTCGCTTACCTAGCCCTAACGCTGTTCGTCCTATTCCTGGCGTACGCGGGCTACCGCGTTTACCCCTACTTCAAGAACCAGAAATCAGATCGGGAACTGATCGCTGCCTTCGACGTCCGGGAGCGGGGAGACATCGATCTCGGTTTTGTGGAAGGCACCAGCCGGCGCCTACGTTACCTCCAGGTGGGCGACGACCCGAGTAAGCCGTTACTCACCTTCGTGCATGGATCGCCCTCCAGCAGTGCTTTTTGGATTAAGATGATGAAGGACACCGCCCTGCGCGCACGGGCCAACCTACTAGCCATCGACCGACCGGGCTACGGTGGCAGCGGCCTCGGCAAAGCGATGGTCTCCGTGCGGGAGCAGGCCGAAAACGTGATCGGCGTCATCAAAGACCGGATGAGTTCACCCGACCAGCCGGTCATCCTACACGGCAGTAGCTATGGTGGGACGGTCAGTGCCCGCCTGGCCATGGATTATCCCGAAACCATCCAGGGATTGCTGTTGCAATCCGCCAGCATGGCCCCACGGGAAGAATACATCTACTGGTTGAGTTACCCGACGAGCCACTGGTCCATCCGGTGGATGTTACCGCGGAGTATCCGCACGGCCAACCGCGAGAAACTCAACCACCTTGCACAACTGGAGGACATGGCGGACGAGTGGCACAACATCACCGCTTCCACCGTGATCGTCCACGGTACTGACGATTGGCTGATTTACCCCCGCAACGCCTACTACGCCTGCCGTAAGCTGGTCAACGCTCCCCGTGTCGTGCACCACATGGTGGCGGGCGGGCAACACGATCTGATTCACCGGACGCCCGACTTACTCAAAAGCTACCTTCACGACTTGATTGACGAGGTCTCCATTGTACCCACTTATAACGGAACCGAAGAGCGGTAAACCACGAATTTGTCGTTGGTCGCCACTTCCCGCACGTCGCCGAAAAGCTTTTCCAGGTGCGTCACGTAGTTCAAGTGGCGGTTAGCGACGACGACGAAATAACCGGCGGGTGCGAGCGTGCGTTGCGCTTCCCGAAACAGATTTAAGGTGGGGCCGATGGTGTTGCGGTGGCCTTCGTGGAAGGGTGGATTCGTGACGATCAGGTCCATACTATCCGTCGCAAATCCCGTGAGATCAGATTGCCACCGGATGTCCGCAGACGGAGGCAAATTCAGTTTAGCGGAGCTCACCGCTACATGTGAGATATCCGTCCCGTATAGATTGGCTTCGGGGTAAAAGTCCCGCAGGAGTTGATCCAGGATCACCCCGTTACCCGTGCCAATATCCAGTATGCTGCCCGGGGCTGGCATCAGCCGTAGCTGGTCATCCGTGCGCCAGGTATCCAAGAGAAATTGCGTGGCGTAATCCACGTGGCTGGAGGAGAACACGCCGTAGTGTTGGCGATAGGTCCGTTCGCGGTAGGCTATTTCTTTCAGTGGCAGTTCGGTCTTCGGTGCGTCTCGCCAATCGCTCAGCACCAGCGTCCGCGCCTTCTTGTACGCACGGGACTGGGTGACGGTGGCCGCATAACGCTCCGCGATCTCCAGGATGCGGGGCGTAAAGTGGCGGGTTTGGAAGGCGGCCGCCAACTTGAAATCTTTCCCCACCCGTTGGGCCAATCCATGTAGGTAGAACTCAAAAAGATCCAGGTATTTCGGCAGGTGCATCAACACAATTGTGGGCGCTGCCGCAGGTGCGAGGTACGGTAGGTTGACCGGCGAACTAGCCACCGACAGGTCGTTAGATTGAAGGGCATCCGCACGCCGCTGGTGATGCACAATGCTGTCAGAAACGAAAATTGGTTCGGCGTGGTGCAGGACCGTGGTAAGGACCCCATAGTGATCGTGGTAAATCGCCGGTGGCCCATCCGCCAATTTACTCTCTTCAGCGTACCATTTAAGTAGCAACTCATCAGCCGGCTTCAACAGTGGCGCCTGCCGCGTCCCGCCGAGTGCCTCCGCCGGGAAGTGATAATCTCGACCCGCATAATTTACCTTCATGGGGGGCAAAAGTAAAAAGGGAGGGCCGAGCATTATGCTCACCCTCCCCGATTGTTCAGTAGTGTCGTTTAGTAAGAATGCGCTTCAGAATTATTTTGCTTCGTACCAATCCTCAATGAGGACGTTCACGCCGGGTGCTTTTTCCTTGAGGGCCGAGCGGAATTTTTCCAAGTCGCTAAGGCTCTTATCCTGATTGCGGTAGTGGTAGGGGCGCACGAGGCCGGGCTTCATCTTGGAGACCAACTCGGCAGCCTGATCCACCGTCATGGTGTAAGGTTGGTTCATGCAGACGAAGGCCACGTCGATATCCGTAAGTTCTTCAAGCTCCGGGGCGGGGCCAGTATCACCGGAAAAGTAGATGCGTTCTCCACCCAATTCTACTACGTAGCCATTGAATTCCCCTTTGGGGTGAAATTTGGCGGGTGGGTAATTGTAAGCGGGGACGGCAATGATGTTATTGCCTTTATAGTTGGCGGTGTCCCCGTTGGCCAGTACCTGCTGATCCGCCCAACCCATATTGCCGATCTGGCTGGCAACGGCCGCGGGGGCGATGAGGGTAGCTTTACTCAGCTCAAGGCCGCCGAGCACCTCCTTATCCATATGGTCCGGATGGGTATGGGTGATGAGGACGACGTCGGGCTCCATCCGGTTGGTGTAGCGTTCGATGCCTCCGTGCGGGTCCACCAGAATGTTGAGGCCTGCGTAGCGCATGGCGACGCTACCGTGGTAGATGGGTTCCAATTCTACGGGAGCTACCTGGGCGTTCCCGGCATTAGGGTTTCCGGGCGTGGCCGTAATCTCGTCCACTGTTTCGTCGGATTGGCGTTCACCTACGGTTTCCGGATCGGCTTTATCGCACGATGCGAAGAGGGCCAGAAAGAGAAAGAGAAGAAAAAAGAGGTAAGGAATACGGAAGTTGGATGTTGGTTGCATGCTGGTTACTTGTATCGACATTAGAACCAGCCTTTGGGGCACATGTTCCCTATTCTTCCTCGTCAAAACCTAATTCCATCCGGGCCCCCATCAGCTCCCGCATGGCGTGCTGTTCCCCGATAGTGCGGGTGAGTTCGATTCCCTGGTTGTACACCTTGTTGGCTGCGGCGGGGTCGCCCATTTTCTCGAGGAGCTTGCCGAGGTGGTAGTAGGTCCCCGGATCTTTGGGGAAGTCCCGGACCAGCCGCTCGTACACTTCCCTGGCACCTGCGTCAGCGCCCTCTTTTTCGTGCTCTTTGGCCAGGGCGAAGAGGAGGAAAGAATCGTTGGGGCTTTCTTTGAGCAGGGAAATTATTTGATCTTTACGACTCACGTGGTGGGTGCTTTAGTACTTTGGTGCTTTGGTAATACCGCCCGGAAACGGGCAACCAAAGCCCCAAAGTACTAAAGCACTAAGGATTGACCTACCAAGAGACCCTCGACTACCTCTTTACCCAACTCCCCATGTACCAGCGGCAGGGGGCGGCGGCCATGAAAAAGGACCTCAGCAACATCACCGCCCTGATGGACTGGCTGGGCAACCCCCACAAACGAGTTCGGTGCATCCACGTGGCCGGGACGAATGGAAAAGGGACCGTCTGCCACCTGATTGCCGCCGCATTACAGCAGGCGGGGCACCGCGTAGGAATGTACACTAGTCCGCATTACAAGGACTTCCGGGAGCGGATCAAAATCAATGGGGAGTTCATTCCGGAGCAGTGGGTCATTGACTTCTCGGCACGCTTGCGTGCGGCAGAGCTGGACATTGAACCCAGCTTCTTCGAGATCACCGTAGCGATGGCTTTTGAATATTTCGCCGCCGAGCAACCCGACTTTTGCGTCATCGAAGTAGGCCTCGGTGGCCGTTTGGACAGCACCAACATCATCAACCCCATCCTATCGGTCATCACCAACATTGGCTTGGACCACACCCAATTTCTGGGCGACACCTTGGCAAAAATTGCGGCGGAGAAGGCCGGGATCATGAAACGGTGGGCCCCTACCCTGATCGGCCGCCGGCAGGAAGAAACCACCAAGGTTTTCAAAAGGCTGGCTAAAAAAGCTCATTCTCCACTTTATTACGCGGACGATTTTTTGGGTTCCGTACCCGATTACATCATGGACCGTGAAGGGGGGCCACCAATGTACCTCAATATGGTGAATGAGCGCACTTTACACCTTTTCGGCTATGAGTACCCGATCTACGCCCGCACGGAAGCAGGGTACGAGAACAACCGGACCGCCCTCGCCGCCCTGCGTTTACTGGGCTTAATGGACTACCGTATCCCGGACCTGAGTGGCTGTTCCGCCGCCTGGTCCCGGCTCCACGAACTGACTTATTACGTAGGTCGCTACCAAGTTATCGGTCGCAGCAAAGGCCCCACCTGCCTGGCGGATAGCGCCCACAACGAAGATGGCCTCCGCGTCACTATGAACTGGCTGGCCAGCTACGAAGCACCGCTCTACATCGTGCTGGGGATGGTAAGCGATAAGGACCACGATAAGGCCCTGGCCTATTTCCCAAGGGAGGCTCGTTATTACTTCGCCAAAGCGGATATCCCCCGCGGATTGCCGGCGGAAGAACTTGCGAAAAAGGGGGATAAGCACGGACTGCAAGGAGACGTCTACCCTTCCGTCCAAGCAGCCTACGCCGCCGCCCAGTCGGACGCATGGAATGACCACCGGGATAAGGCCGTCGTCTTCGTGGGGGGAAGCATTTTTACGGTGGCAGAGGTGCTTTAATTGACCTGAGCAAACTGCTTTTTAACGACGGACAGAAAAAAGAAGCCCCCTTATACCATCAATGATATAAGGAGGCTTCTTTTTTCTAGTCTTAGGCAGACAGGCTAATCCTTAGTCCTTACCCCACTTAATCACGGCCGCGGCCCAGGTAAACCCAGCGCCAAAGGCGGCGAGTACGACGGTATCGCCCTTCTTTACCTTACCCTCCTGCCAGGCTTCATTGAGGCAAATTGGAATGGTGGCGGCAGTCGTATTACCGTACTTCTGGATGTTGTTGTGCACCTTCTCGTCGGGCAAACGCAGTAGTTTCTGGACGAACTGGTTGATCCGCAGGTTAGCCTG includes these proteins:
- a CDS encoding alpha/beta fold hydrolase; the encoded protein is MPDRKRYPLKMFTKKRHFAYLALTLFVLFLAYAGYRVYPYFKNQKSDRELIAAFDVRERGDIDLGFVEGTSRRLRYLQVGDDPSKPLLTFVHGSPSSSAFWIKMMKDTALRARANLLAIDRPGYGGSGLGKAMVSVREQAENVIGVIKDRMSSPDQPVILHGSSYGGTVSARLAMDYPETIQGLLLQSASMAPREEYIYWLSYPTSHWSIRWMLPRSIRTANREKLNHLAQLEDMADEWHNITASTVIVHGTDDWLIYPRNAYYACRKLVNAPRVVHHMVAGGQHDLIHRTPDLLKSYLHDLIDEVSIVPTYNGTEER
- a CDS encoding class I SAM-dependent methyltransferase, encoding MKVNYAGRDYHFPAEALGGTRQAPLLKPADELLLKWYAEESKLADGPPAIYHDHYGVLTTVLHHAEPIFVSDSIVHHQRRADALQSNDLSVASSPVNLPYLAPAAAPTIVLMHLPKYLDLFEFYLHGLAQRVGKDFKLAAAFQTRHFTPRILEIAERYAATVTQSRAYKKARTLVLSDWRDAPKTELPLKEIAYRERTYRQHYGVFSSSHVDYATQFLLDTWRTDDQLRLMPAPGSILDIGTGNGVILDQLLRDFYPEANLYGTDISHVAVSSAKLNLPPSADIRWQSDLTGFATDSMDLIVTNPPFHEGHRNTIGPTLNLFREAQRTLAPAGYFVVVANRHLNYVTHLEKLFGDVREVATNDKFVVYRSSVPL
- a CDS encoding MBL fold metallo-hydrolase yields the protein MQPTSNFRIPYLFFLLFLFLALFASCDKADPETVGERQSDETVDEITATPGNPNAGNAQVAPVELEPIYHGSVAMRYAGLNILVDPHGGIERYTNRMEPDVVLITHTHPDHMDKEVLGGLELSKATLIAPAAVASQIGNMGWADQQVLANGDTANYKGNNIIAVPAYNYPPAKFHPKGEFNGYVVELGGERIYFSGDTGPAPELEELTDIDVAFVCMNQPYTMTVDQAAELVSKMKPGLVRPYHYRNQDKSLSDLEKFRSALKEKAPGVNVLIEDWYEAK
- a CDS encoding tetratricopeptide repeat protein; amino-acid sequence: MSRKDQIISLLKESPNDSFLLFALAKEHEKEGADAGAREVYERLVRDFPKDPGTYYHLGKLLEKMGDPAAANKVYNQGIELTRTIGEQHAMRELMGARMELGFDEEE
- a CDS encoding folylpolyglutamate synthase/dihydrofolate synthase family protein, with protein sequence MTYQETLDYLFTQLPMYQRQGAAAMKKDLSNITALMDWLGNPHKRVRCIHVAGTNGKGTVCHLIAAALQQAGHRVGMYTSPHYKDFRERIKINGEFIPEQWVIDFSARLRAAELDIEPSFFEITVAMAFEYFAAEQPDFCVIEVGLGGRLDSTNIINPILSVITNIGLDHTQFLGDTLAKIAAEKAGIMKRWAPTLIGRRQEETTKVFKRLAKKAHSPLYYADDFLGSVPDYIMDREGGPPMYLNMVNERTLHLFGYEYPIYARTEAGYENNRTALAALRLLGLMDYRIPDLSGCSAAWSRLHELTYYVGRYQVIGRSKGPTCLADSAHNEDGLRVTMNWLASYEAPLYIVLGMVSDKDHDKALAYFPREARYYFAKADIPRGLPAEELAKKGDKHGLQGDVYPSVQAAYAAAQSDAWNDHRDKAVVFVGGSIFTVAEVL